The Cellulomonas sp. P24 genome contains a region encoding:
- the aceE gene encoding pyruvate dehydrogenase (acetyl-transferring), homodimeric type, with amino-acid sequence MASTDERGPLINGLLSQVPDIDPVETGEWVESLDGLIDDKGGPRARYVLLNLLKRARERNVAIPTSLNTPYVNTIGVHDEPYFPGDEVIERRYRSWIRWNAAVMVTRAQRPGIGVGGHISSYASVATLYEVGLNHFFRGKDHPGGGDQVYFQGHASPGVYARAFLEGRLSANQLDGFRQELSHPGGGLPSYPHPRLAPDLWEFPTVSMGLGPASAIYQAWTNRYLHLRGIKDTSQQNVWAFLGDGEMDEPESRGMLQLAGQQGLDNLTFVVNCNLQRLDGPVRGNGKIIQELEAQFRGAGWNVIKVIWGREWDVLLNADKDRALVNLMNTTLDGDYQTFKANDGAFVREHFFGRDARTKALVENMTDDEIWALKRGGHDYRKLYAAYSAASAHTGQPTVILAHTIKGYGLGSGFAARNATHQMKKLKGDDLKALRDELHIPITDEQIDADPYLPPYFHPGAEDPAIQYMLDRRRALGGFVPERRDTHVPLTLPGDAVYARLAKGSGQQEVASTMALVQLFKDLVKDKEIGPRIVPIIPDEARTFGLDAIFPSAKIFNTLGQNYLAVDRDLILSYKESEVGQIMHTGINEAGSAAAFQAVGTSYATHGQPLIPFYFYYSMFGFQRTGDQFWAAGDQMTRGFLVGATAGRTTLTGEGLQHADGHSPLLAGTMPHVVHYDPAYGYEIRHIVRDGLQRMYGDDGRDPNVIYYLTVYNEPMQQPVEPEDVDVEGILRGIHLIAPVEGDGPRAQILASGVAILWALEARELLARDWGVNAAVWSVTSWNELRRDGLAAERQAFLHPEQEPREAYLTTKLAGAEGPFVATTDFDHLVPDQVRQWIPGTFATLGADGFGFSDTRPAARRHFKIDGPSVVVRVLQQLARDGKVAADAPARAIEQYRLHDVTAGTSGNAGGDS; translated from the coding sequence GTGGCTTCGACTGACGAGAGAGGGCCGCTCATCAACGGCCTGCTGAGCCAGGTCCCGGACATCGACCCGGTCGAGACCGGTGAATGGGTCGAGTCGCTCGACGGCCTGATCGACGACAAGGGCGGACCGCGAGCGCGGTACGTCCTGCTGAACCTGCTGAAGCGGGCGCGCGAGCGCAACGTCGCGATCCCGACGTCGCTCAACACGCCGTACGTCAACACGATCGGCGTCCACGACGAGCCGTACTTCCCCGGTGACGAGGTCATCGAGCGCCGCTACCGCTCGTGGATCCGGTGGAACGCCGCGGTCATGGTGACGCGCGCGCAACGGCCGGGCATCGGCGTCGGCGGCCACATCTCGTCGTACGCGTCGGTCGCGACGCTGTACGAGGTCGGCCTCAACCACTTCTTCCGCGGCAAGGACCACCCCGGCGGCGGCGACCAGGTGTACTTCCAGGGTCACGCGTCCCCCGGCGTGTACGCCCGGGCCTTCCTCGAGGGCCGGCTCAGCGCGAACCAGCTCGACGGGTTCCGCCAGGAGCTCTCCCACCCCGGTGGCGGGCTGCCGTCCTACCCGCACCCGCGGCTCGCTCCCGACCTGTGGGAGTTCCCGACGGTCTCGATGGGCCTCGGCCCTGCGTCGGCGATCTACCAGGCGTGGACCAACCGCTACCTGCATCTCCGCGGGATCAAGGACACCAGCCAGCAGAACGTGTGGGCCTTCCTCGGCGACGGCGAGATGGACGAGCCCGAGAGCCGCGGCATGCTGCAGCTCGCCGGTCAGCAGGGGCTCGACAACCTGACGTTCGTGGTGAACTGCAACCTGCAGCGCCTCGACGGCCCGGTTCGCGGCAACGGCAAGATCATCCAGGAGCTCGAGGCACAGTTCCGTGGTGCCGGCTGGAACGTCATCAAGGTGATCTGGGGTCGCGAGTGGGACGTCCTGCTCAACGCCGACAAGGACCGTGCGCTCGTCAACCTGATGAACACCACGCTCGACGGCGACTACCAGACCTTCAAGGCGAACGACGGCGCGTTCGTCCGTGAGCACTTCTTCGGTCGGGACGCCCGCACCAAGGCGCTCGTCGAGAACATGACGGACGACGAGATCTGGGCGCTCAAGCGCGGCGGGCACGACTACCGCAAGCTCTACGCCGCGTACTCGGCGGCGAGCGCGCACACGGGGCAGCCGACGGTGATCCTCGCGCACACGATCAAGGGCTACGGCCTGGGCTCGGGCTTCGCCGCACGCAACGCGACGCACCAGATGAAGAAGCTCAAGGGGGACGACCTCAAGGCGCTCCGCGACGAGCTCCACATCCCGATCACCGACGAGCAGATCGACGCGGACCCGTACCTCCCGCCGTACTTCCACCCCGGTGCGGAGGACCCGGCGATCCAGTACATGCTCGACCGCCGACGCGCCCTCGGCGGCTTCGTCCCCGAGCGCCGCGACACGCACGTCCCGCTCACCCTCCCGGGTGACGCGGTGTACGCGCGCCTGGCGAAGGGCTCGGGGCAGCAGGAGGTCGCCTCGACGATGGCCCTGGTCCAGCTCTTCAAGGACCTCGTCAAGGACAAGGAGATCGGCCCGCGGATCGTGCCGATCATCCCCGACGAGGCCCGCACCTTCGGTCTGGACGCCATCTTCCCGAGCGCGAAGATCTTCAACACGCTCGGGCAGAACTACCTCGCCGTGGACCGCGACCTCATCCTCAGCTACAAGGAGTCCGAGGTCGGCCAGATCATGCACACCGGCATCAACGAGGCCGGGTCCGCGGCCGCCTTCCAGGCGGTCGGCACCTCGTACGCGACGCACGGTCAGCCGCTGATCCCGTTCTACTTCTACTACTCGATGTTCGGGTTCCAGCGGACCGGTGACCAGTTCTGGGCCGCCGGCGACCAGATGACGCGAGGGTTCCTGGTGGGGGCGACCGCAGGTCGCACGACGCTCACCGGTGAGGGGCTCCAGCACGCGGACGGTCACTCGCCGCTGCTCGCCGGCACCATGCCGCACGTCGTGCACTACGACCCCGCCTACGGGTACGAGATCCGGCACATCGTGCGCGACGGTCTGCAGCGGATGTACGGGGACGACGGGCGCGACCCGAACGTCATCTACTACCTGACCGTCTACAACGAGCCGATGCAGCAGCCGGTCGAGCCGGAGGACGTGGACGTCGAGGGCATCCTCCGCGGCATCCACCTCATCGCCCCGGTCGAGGGCGACGGTCCGCGTGCGCAGATCCTCGCGTCGGGTGTGGCGATCCTGTGGGCGCTGGAGGCCCGGGAGCTCCTGGCCCGGGACTGGGGCGTCAACGCCGCGGTGTGGAGCGTCACGAGCTGGAACGAGCTGCGTCGCGACGGTCTCGCGGCCGAGCGCCAGGCGTTCCTGCACCCGGAGCAGGAGCCGCGCGAGGCGTACCTCACGACCAAGCTCGCCGGTGCCGAGGGGCCGTTCGTCGCGACGACGGACTTCGACCACCTCGTCCCGGACCAGGTGCGGCAGTGGATCCCGGGCACCTTCGCGACGCTGGGTGCGGACGGCTTCGGCTTCTCCGACACGCGACCGGCCGCCCGTCGGCACTTCAAGATCGACGGCCCGTCGGTCGTGGTCCGCGTGCTGCAGCAGCTCGCCCGCGACGGCAAGGTCGCCGCGGACGCCCCTGCTCGCGCGATCGAGCAGTACCGCCTGCACGACGTCACCGCCGGTACGTCCGGCAACGCGGGCGGGGACTCCTGA
- a CDS encoding YhgE/Pip domain-containing protein produces the protein MLSLTSTGTELRRFRRGTLPKVAIGSLLLIPLLYGALYLWAFWDPTGNLDRLPVALVNADSAVTTDGTTLSAGTEVTSRLLASKDLDWVVADASTAAKGVADGTYYFALTIPSDFSAKIASAAGTDPAAAELMVTYNDANSFLASTLGREAMSQVQTAVSATVSQQAVSRVLVGLGTARDGFARASDGALTLRAASGDLSSGAQSVASGATSVARGAADAASGATALAAGATRAASGAADLATGTATVSDGARTAATKASDLTAGAAKVATGVDQAAHEVTALADQLPALSTGLGQVGTYLAAHAAAGDTTAVALLHGLQATESTLPTADQLATMTSSLTTLDAGAHAVADGSSALSTGLQSLADGTAKAAAGAGSLADGTATLATGAQRLAAGTGTLATGSADLATGATAVADGATKITSGTASLATALAGGATAIPQDSASQQTQRADVISSPVQLASTDVAKAQGFGEGFAPFFIPLALFVGALITWLLLRPVPPRALATPASGWRTTLAGYLPALAIGVGQVAIMLAVIHYGVGLHLSSVAGTIAFTLLIAAAFLALQQALNAVFGPAAGKVVILALLMLQLASSGGTYPVETTPEFFRVVHPLLPMSYAVSGLREVITGGMDGRVWTAVAYLGALTVASLAVTAWRAGRMRTWSLERLHPVLEI, from the coding sequence ATGCTCTCGCTCACTTCGACCGGCACCGAGCTGCGCCGCTTCCGCCGCGGCACGCTGCCCAAGGTCGCCATCGGTTCGCTGCTCCTCATCCCCCTCCTGTACGGCGCGCTGTACCTCTGGGCCTTCTGGGACCCGACCGGCAACCTCGACCGGCTTCCCGTCGCACTGGTCAACGCCGACTCGGCCGTGACGACGGACGGCACGACGCTGTCCGCCGGCACCGAGGTCACCTCCCGGCTGCTCGCCTCGAAGGACCTTGACTGGGTGGTCGCCGACGCCTCGACGGCGGCGAAGGGCGTGGCCGACGGCACCTATTACTTCGCGCTGACGATCCCATCCGACTTCTCGGCGAAGATCGCGTCGGCCGCGGGCACGGACCCGGCGGCGGCCGAGCTGATGGTCACCTACAACGACGCCAACTCGTTCCTCGCGTCCACGCTCGGGCGGGAGGCGATGTCCCAGGTGCAGACCGCCGTCTCCGCCACTGTCAGCCAGCAGGCCGTGTCCCGCGTGCTCGTCGGCCTCGGCACCGCACGCGACGGCTTCGCCCGCGCCTCCGACGGCGCCCTGACGCTCCGCGCCGCCAGCGGCGACCTGTCCAGCGGCGCCCAGAGCGTCGCCTCTGGCGCGACCTCGGTCGCCCGCGGGGCCGCCGACGCCGCCAGCGGCGCCACCGCACTCGCCGCGGGGGCCACGCGTGCCGCGTCCGGGGCCGCCGACCTCGCCACCGGGACCGCCACGGTCTCCGACGGCGCACGGACCGCTGCGACCAAGGCGTCCGACCTCACGGCGGGTGCCGCGAAGGTGGCCACCGGTGTCGACCAGGCGGCCCACGAGGTCACGGCACTCGCCGACCAGCTCCCCGCCCTCAGCACGGGCCTCGGGCAGGTCGGCACCTACCTCGCCGCGCACGCCGCGGCCGGGGACACGACCGCCGTCGCACTGCTCCACGGCCTGCAGGCCACCGAGAGCACGCTGCCGACCGCCGACCAGCTCGCCACGATGACGTCCTCGCTCACGACCCTCGATGCCGGCGCCCACGCCGTCGCCGACGGCAGCTCCGCGCTCAGCACCGGGCTCCAGTCCCTGGCTGACGGCACTGCGAAGGCCGCCGCGGGTGCCGGGTCGCTCGCCGACGGCACTGCGACCCTCGCGACCGGAGCCCAGCGACTCGCCGCCGGCACGGGCACGCTCGCCACCGGTAGCGCCGACCTCGCCACCGGCGCCACCGCCGTGGCCGACGGCGCGACCAAGATCACCTCCGGCACAGCGAGCCTCGCGACCGCGCTGGCCGGTGGCGCCACCGCCATCCCCCAGGACTCCGCGAGCCAGCAGACCCAGCGGGCCGACGTCATCAGCTCCCCCGTCCAGCTGGCCTCCACCGACGTCGCCAAGGCGCAAGGGTTCGGGGAGGGCTTCGCGCCGTTCTTCATCCCGCTGGCACTGTTCGTCGGTGCACTCATCACCTGGCTGCTGCTCCGGCCGGTGCCGCCGCGCGCCCTGGCGACACCCGCGTCGGGATGGCGGACAACCCTCGCCGGGTACCTGCCCGCCCTCGCGATCGGCGTCGGCCAGGTGGCGATCATGCTCGCCGTGATCCACTACGGCGTCGGACTCCACCTGTCGAGCGTCGCCGGGACCATCGCCTTCACGCTCCTGATCGCGGCGGCGTTCCTCGCGCTCCAGCAGGCGCTGAACGCCGTGTTCGGCCCCGCGGCGGGCAAGGTCGTGATCCTCGCCCTTCTCATGCTGCAGCTCGCGTCGTCGGGTGGCACCTACCCCGTCGAGACGACGCCGGAGTTCTTCCGGGTCGTCCACCCGCTCCTCCCGATGAGCTACGCCGTCTCCGGGCTCCGCGAGGTCATCACCGGCGGGATGGACGGGCGAGTGTGGACGGCTGTCGCCTACCTCGGGGCACTCACCGTGGCCTCGCTCGCGGTGACCGCATGGCGTGCCGGTCGGATGCGCACGTGGTCGCTCGAGCGCCTGCACCCGGTGCTCGAGATCTGA
- the def gene encoding peptide deformylase — MAIRDIRTVGDPVLRTPCEPITTIDARVRSLVTDLVDTVDMEGRAGLAANQIGVGLRAFSWNIDDEVGYVLNPTIVELSEDYQDGDEGCLSVPGLWYPTKRAWYARVVGMDLDGNEVVLEGTELMARALQHEVDHLDGMLYLDRLERSVRKKAMRAVREQL, encoded by the coding sequence ATGGCGATTCGAGACATCAGAACGGTCGGCGATCCCGTGCTCCGGACGCCGTGCGAGCCGATCACCACGATCGACGCACGGGTCCGCTCCCTGGTCACGGACCTGGTGGACACGGTCGACATGGAAGGCCGCGCGGGGCTCGCCGCGAACCAGATCGGCGTCGGGCTGCGCGCGTTCTCGTGGAACATCGACGACGAGGTCGGCTACGTGCTCAACCCGACCATCGTCGAGCTGTCCGAGGACTACCAGGACGGTGACGAGGGCTGCCTGTCGGTGCCCGGCCTCTGGTACCCGACCAAGCGTGCCTGGTACGCGCGCGTCGTCGGCATGGACCTGGACGGGAATGAGGTCGTTCTCGAGGGCACCGAGCTGATGGCCCGTGCGCTCCAGCACGAGGTCGATCACCTGGACGGCATGCTCTACCTCGACCGCCTCGAGCGCTCGGTCCGGAAGAAGGCCATGCGGGCGGTCCGCGAACAGCTCTGA
- a CDS encoding acyl carrier protein, translated as MAYSEQEILAGLVEIVSEETGLPADSVLPEKSFTDDLDIDSLSMMTIVTLAEEKFDVRIPDDEVKNLATVGDAVSFIVGAQG; from the coding sequence ATGGCGTACAGCGAGCAGGAGATCCTGGCCGGGCTGGTCGAGATCGTCAGCGAGGAGACCGGCCTTCCTGCCGACTCCGTCCTGCCCGAGAAGTCCTTCACCGACGACCTCGACATCGACTCGCTGTCGATGATGACGATCGTCACTCTCGCGGAGGAGAAGTTCGACGTCCGCATCCCCGACGACGAGGTCAAGAACCTCGCCACCGTGGGTGACGCCGTCTCGTTCATCGTCGGCGCCCAGGGCTGA
- a CDS encoding CdaR family transcriptional regulator, translating to MVDHPTSTEADTLRRVRDASGLLAASAMRRLDEDLAWYRTLPAEDRSWVGLVAQAGIAAFISWFSDPAAPPHGVGDIFSAAPPELTRSISLQHTLQLVRVIVNVVETHSDELAAPGGEREVREAVLRYSREVAFSAAEVYARAAEVRGAWDARLEALVVDALVRGDADQSLRSRVSALGWSGRGSTLVMVGTTVSPLDDMRAADLRRATRRAADDALVGIQGDRLIVFLGGEGDLRAAATSLLPRFGPGPVVIGPQANDLADSARSAQAALAGLRAAPAWAQAPRPVQADELLPERVLTGDTTARRQLVDQAYRPLLASTGSLLETLSTYLGGGRSLEGAARTLYVHPNTVRYRLRRVADVTGWDPLDPREAYVLQIALALGRLDGATIA from the coding sequence ATGGTGGACCACCCGACGAGCACCGAGGCCGACACCCTCCGCCGCGTCCGCGATGCCAGTGGTCTGCTCGCCGCGTCCGCGATGCGGCGCCTGGACGAGGACCTCGCGTGGTATCGGACCTTGCCGGCGGAGGACCGCTCGTGGGTCGGGCTCGTCGCCCAGGCCGGGATCGCGGCGTTCATCAGCTGGTTCTCGGACCCGGCGGCCCCGCCGCACGGGGTCGGTGACATCTTCTCCGCGGCGCCGCCCGAGCTCACCCGCTCGATCTCGTTGCAGCACACGCTGCAACTCGTGCGCGTGATCGTGAACGTGGTCGAGACACACTCGGACGAGCTCGCCGCGCCCGGCGGCGAGCGTGAGGTCCGCGAGGCCGTCCTGCGCTACTCGCGTGAGGTCGCGTTCTCCGCCGCCGAGGTCTACGCCCGCGCCGCCGAGGTGCGCGGCGCCTGGGACGCCCGCCTCGAGGCGCTCGTCGTCGACGCGCTGGTCCGGGGCGACGCCGACCAGTCGCTCCGCTCCCGCGTCTCGGCGCTCGGATGGAGCGGCCGCGGGTCGACGCTCGTCATGGTCGGCACGACCGTCTCCCCGCTCGACGACATGCGTGCCGCTGATCTGCGTCGCGCAACCAGGCGTGCGGCCGACGACGCGCTCGTCGGGATCCAGGGCGACCGTCTCATCGTGTTCCTCGGCGGTGAGGGCGACCTCCGGGCGGCAGCGACGTCGCTCCTCCCCCGGTTCGGACCCGGGCCCGTCGTGATCGGCCCGCAGGCCAACGACCTCGCCGACTCGGCACGGTCCGCCCAGGCAGCTCTCGCCGGTCTCCGCGCCGCACCGGCCTGGGCCCAGGCACCACGACCGGTCCAGGCGGACGAGCTCCTCCCCGAACGGGTGCTCACCGGTGACACGACCGCGCGACGCCAGCTCGTCGACCAGGCGTACCGACCGCTGCTGGCGAGCACCGGCTCCCTGCTGGAGACGCTCTCGACCTACCTGGGCGGCGGCCGGTCGCTCGAGGGTGCGGCCCGCACGCTGTACGTGCACCCCAACACGGTCCGGTACCGCCTGCGGCGGGTCGCCGACGTCACCGGCTGGGACCCCTTGGACCCCCGCGAGGCGTACGTGCTCCAGATCGCCCTCGCGCTCGGCCGGCTCGACGGCGCCACGATCGCGTGA
- a CDS encoding ATP-binding cassette domain-containing protein, translating to MSTSTPAHLSTDDTALPTPGTSPGPAPAVVATGLCLHGKRGLVYGPVDVEVPAGALLVVQGPQGAGRSSLLLTLAGRMAPDRTSRLRVLGHDLPRDRTQVQRRAAIAGFAGIDDLDESVRVSDVVRERLAWLSPWYRRTPRVTQRELATLAGPVWGDRPLPRTTSLIWDLDEVDVMLLRICLAMAQRPDLLVVDDVDQVRDSVRRQVVWTRLEAIAAAGTTVIASVSSLGEAAAMTWTTSPLQLHLSTGPHALTAA from the coding sequence ATGTCCACATCCACCCCAGCCCACCTCTCCACGGACGACACCGCGCTGCCGACACCCGGCACCTCCCCCGGCCCGGCTCCGGCCGTCGTCGCCACGGGCCTGTGCCTGCACGGGAAGCGCGGGCTGGTCTACGGCCCGGTCGACGTCGAGGTCCCGGCGGGCGCCCTGCTCGTCGTCCAGGGGCCCCAGGGGGCGGGGCGGTCGAGCCTCCTGCTCACGCTCGCCGGCCGGATGGCACCGGACCGCACGTCCCGGCTGCGCGTGCTCGGGCACGACCTTCCACGCGACCGCACCCAGGTCCAGCGTCGCGCGGCGATCGCCGGGTTCGCCGGCATCGACGACCTCGACGAGTCGGTCCGGGTGTCCGACGTCGTCCGCGAGCGGCTCGCGTGGCTCAGCCCGTGGTACCGCCGCACACCACGCGTGACGCAGCGGGAGCTCGCGACCCTGGCCGGCCCGGTGTGGGGCGACCGACCGCTGCCACGCACGACGAGCCTCATCTGGGACCTCGACGAGGTCGACGTGATGCTCCTGCGCATCTGCCTCGCGATGGCGCAACGACCCGACCTGCTCGTGGTCGACGACGTCGACCAGGTGCGCGACAGCGTCCGGCGTCAGGTCGTGTGGACGCGCCTCGAGGCGATCGCGGCCGCCGGCACCACCGTCATCGCCTCGGTGTCCTCCCTCGGTGAGGCCGCGGCCATGACCTGGACGACGTCGCCGCTCCAGCTCCACCTGAGCACCGGTCCGCACGCGCTCACCGCCGCCTGA
- a CDS encoding beta-ketoacyl-ACP synthase III → MTRPTLTQATGPAHTRILGLGGVRGELVVTNDELVGPIDSSDEWIRQRTGIVTRCRAGADTDVLDLAEGAARAAIENAGLTGADIDAVILSTVTYFHQTPSGAAIIADRIGATPAAAYDISAACAGYCYGIGQADALVRAGAARHVLVIGAEKMSEFVDPTDRSISFLLGDGGGAVVIGASDTPGIGPTIWGSDGSQAQAIRQTHSWLDVRDHGAGWPTLRQEGPSVYKWAVFKMAPIAQQAMEAAGVGPDDIDVFIPHQANMRIIDQMIKQLKLPDTVVVARDIADTGNTSAASIPLATERLLREGQVSSGALALQIGFGAGLVYAAQVVVLP, encoded by the coding sequence GTGACGCGACCGACCCTCACCCAGGCGACTGGGCCTGCCCACACCCGCATCCTCGGGCTCGGCGGTGTCCGTGGCGAGCTCGTCGTCACCAACGACGAGCTCGTCGGGCCGATCGACTCGTCGGACGAGTGGATCCGGCAGCGGACCGGCATCGTGACCCGTTGTCGCGCCGGGGCCGACACCGACGTGCTCGACCTCGCCGAGGGCGCAGCCCGGGCGGCGATCGAGAACGCCGGGTTGACCGGTGCGGACATCGACGCCGTGATCCTCTCGACCGTCACCTACTTCCACCAGACACCCTCGGGTGCCGCGATCATCGCCGACCGGATCGGGGCGACGCCCGCCGCGGCCTACGACATCTCCGCGGCCTGCGCCGGGTACTGCTACGGGATCGGCCAGGCCGACGCGCTCGTCCGGGCCGGAGCGGCGCGCCACGTGCTCGTCATCGGCGCGGAGAAGATGAGCGAGTTCGTCGACCCGACCGACCGGTCGATCTCGTTCCTGCTCGGCGACGGCGGCGGCGCCGTGGTGATCGGCGCGTCGGACACCCCGGGCATCGGCCCGACGATCTGGGGCTCCGACGGCTCCCAGGCGCAGGCCATCCGGCAGACGCACTCCTGGCTCGACGTCCGCGACCACGGCGCGGGCTGGCCGACGCTGCGACAGGAGGGTCCGAGCGTCTACAAGTGGGCCGTGTTCAAGATGGCTCCGATCGCCCAGCAGGCCATGGAGGCCGCCGGGGTCGGACCGGACGACATCGACGTCTTCATCCCCCACCAGGCGAACATGCGGATCATCGACCAGATGATCAAGCAGCTCAAGCTCCCGGACACCGTCGTGGTCGCCCGGGACATCGCCGACACCGGCAACACGTCGGCGGCGTCGATCCCCCTGGCCACCGAACGCCTGCTCCGCGAGGGACAGGTCTCCAGCGGTGCGCTCGCGCTGCAGATCGGCTTCGGTGCCGGGCTCGTCTACGCCGCACAGGTCGTCGTCCTCCCGTAG
- a CDS encoding DUF3145 domain-containing protein produces the protein MAGAITRGVLFVHSAPRALCPHIEWAAGGVLGARLSLDWTEQPASPGLFRAEHSWQGPQGTGARLTSGLRGWAHLRYEVTEEASHGADGARWSHTPELGIFHAVTDVHGNVMIPEDRIRAAIEHADDPRAMRAELDLALGQAWDDELEPFRYAGAGAPVRWLHRVG, from the coding sequence ATGGCTGGTGCCATCACCCGTGGCGTACTTTTCGTGCACTCGGCACCCCGCGCGCTGTGCCCCCACATCGAGTGGGCCGCCGGCGGCGTCCTTGGCGCGCGCCTCAGTCTCGACTGGACCGAGCAGCCGGCGTCCCCGGGGCTGTTCCGGGCCGAGCACTCGTGGCAAGGCCCTCAGGGGACCGGGGCGCGCCTCACCTCGGGCCTGCGCGGGTGGGCGCACCTGCGTTACGAGGTCACCGAGGAGGCCAGCCACGGCGCCGACGGTGCGCGGTGGAGCCACACCCCCGAGCTCGGCATCTTCCACGCCGTCACGGACGTGCACGGCAACGTGATGATCCCGGAGGACCGGATCCGTGCGGCCATCGAGCACGCCGACGACCCGCGAGCGATGCGGGCCGAGCTCGATCTCGCGCTCGGGCAGGCCTGGGACGACGAGCTCGAGCCGTTCCGCTACGCCGGCGCCGGCGCCCCGGTGCGCTGGCTCCACCGGGTGGGCTGA
- a CDS encoding ACP S-malonyltransferase: MLAILCPGQGSQSPGFLTPWLDLPGAEDRLASLSAAAGVDLRTHGTVSDADTIRDTAIAQPLIVSASLLALAAVLDGRDAREVVDVTAGHSVGEFSAAAVAGVLDDAAAVSLVSARAAFMADAAATTPTGMSAVVGGDPTEVLAAIEAAGLVPANVNGGGQVVAAGSVDALARLAAAPPAKARVIPLQVAGAFHTAYMQPAADRLAPVAAALAPQDPVLTLLSNADGRTYADVDGGTAHGRGPRVLERLVAQVVAPVRWDLCQETLLALGVTGAIELAPAGVLTGLARRTLPGVETVAVKSPSDLDAARDLVRRHAGVISGGHPSPQETHS; encoded by the coding sequence GTGCTCGCCATCCTCTGCCCCGGCCAGGGCTCACAGTCCCCCGGGTTCCTCACCCCGTGGCTCGACCTCCCGGGAGCGGAGGACCGGCTCGCGAGCCTCTCGGCTGCGGCAGGAGTGGACCTGCGGACGCACGGCACGGTCTCCGACGCGGACACGATCCGCGACACCGCGATCGCGCAGCCGCTGATCGTCTCGGCATCGCTCCTCGCCCTCGCTGCGGTGCTCGACGGCCGCGACGCCCGCGAGGTCGTCGACGTCACTGCCGGCCACTCGGTCGGCGAGTTCAGCGCGGCGGCGGTCGCCGGTGTCCTCGACGACGCCGCGGCCGTGTCGCTCGTCTCCGCACGCGCTGCCTTCATGGCCGACGCGGCCGCGACGACCCCGACCGGGATGAGTGCCGTCGTCGGCGGCGACCCGACGGAGGTGCTGGCGGCGATCGAGGCAGCCGGACTGGTGCCCGCGAACGTCAACGGCGGCGGCCAGGTCGTGGCTGCCGGGTCCGTCGACGCGCTGGCCCGGCTCGCCGCGGCCCCGCCGGCCAAGGCCCGGGTGATCCCGCTGCAGGTCGCCGGAGCCTTCCACACGGCCTACATGCAGCCGGCGGCCGACCGGCTCGCCCCGGTCGCCGCCGCGCTGGCACCGCAGGACCCGGTGCTCACCCTGCTGTCGAACGCGGACGGGCGCACGTACGCCGACGTCGACGGCGGCACCGCCCACGGTCGCGGGCCCCGCGTCCTCGAGCGCCTCGTGGCCCAGGTCGTCGCACCGGTCCGCTGGGACCTCTGCCAGGAGACCCTCCTCGCGCTCGGTGTCACCGGTGCGATCGAGCTCGCGCCGGCAGGAGTGCTGACCGGTCTGGCGCGGCGTACCCTGCCAGGCGTGGAGACGGTCGCGGTCAAGTCCCCGTCCGATCTCGACGCAGCCCGCGACCTGGTCCGCCGACACGCCGGCGTGATCTCCGGCGGACACCCCAGCCCACAGGAGACCCACTCGTGA
- a CDS encoding TetR/AcrR family transcriptional regulator produces the protein MTEPRLRAAAATPDRVAARGRRGDTRAQIIAAAVALIADQGFTATSVDDIAAAAGVAKGSVFYIFGSKNEMFETIITEGVGRLTDDLRAAGEGLEGGDALDAVVTELLTQVHTHPDFAKLITAEIFRTGRHWQESIRLVRDDSMGVFAEVVGRIRPDLDSALVGAAIFGATLVAGLEWLAFQPEREFADVRAAVLATTSGLLPH, from the coding sequence ATGACCGAGCCGCGCCTCCGCGCCGCAGCCGCCACCCCCGACCGGGTGGCGGCCCGCGGCCGTCGGGGCGACACCCGCGCGCAGATCATCGCCGCCGCGGTGGCCCTGATCGCGGATCAGGGGTTCACCGCCACCTCGGTGGACGACATCGCGGCCGCAGCCGGAGTCGCCAAGGGGAGCGTCTTCTACATCTTCGGGTCGAAGAACGAGATGTTCGAGACGATCATCACGGAAGGTGTCGGGCGACTCACCGACGACCTCCGTGCCGCCGGCGAGGGTCTCGAGGGCGGTGACGCGCTCGACGCCGTGGTCACGGAGCTGTTGACCCAGGTGCACACGCACCCGGACTTCGCGAAGCTCATCACCGCGGAGATCTTCCGCACCGGTCGCCACTGGCAGGAGTCGATCCGGCTCGTGCGCGACGACTCGATGGGGGTCTTCGCCGAGGTGGTCGGTCGGATCCGCCCCGACCTCGACTCTGCACTGGTCGGTGCGGCGATCTTCGGGGCGACCCTCGTCGCCGGTCTCGAGTGGCTCGCCTTCCAGCCCGAGCGCGAGTTCGCCGACGTGCGGGCCGCGGTGCTCGCGACGACGTCCGGGCTGCTCCCGCACTGA